One stretch of Azoarcus sp. KH32C DNA includes these proteins:
- a CDS encoding acetyl-CoA hydrolase/transferase family protein, which yields MTIGATAMRPQRLSMAEVVRGLRPGMTVFVPGTSGESLAFAEALKADPGAAAGVRFVGVLFPGINDTAYVGLHPEARQRAYFMMPGFRPGFLDGRVELLPVDYLGAWRDLANLDVDLAIAQVSEPDADGRLSLGICHDFVPAVWARAHRKVAHINARMPRTRSGVSLKLDECDVVVEADGPLVTLAPEPANAPLQQLACHVAGIVRDGDTLQLGIGRMVTAVLESLASHRRLSLHAGMATEAVLPLLERGVIDEPASITVGVALGGENFYRRAAEDERFRFAPVSETHDVRRIAAIDNFVAINAAIEVDLLGQVNCDSLGGRLVAGTGGMPAFAHGAKLSAGGRTAFALLSTASRGAVSRIVPRLDASSLVGAPRHVADFVATEHGVADLRGASLGERAARLIAISAPDHREALRAAWRARLTEF from the coding sequence ATGACGATCGGCGCCACCGCGATGCGGCCGCAGCGCCTGTCGATGGCGGAAGTCGTCCGCGGCCTGCGGCCCGGCATGACGGTCTTCGTGCCCGGCACGTCGGGCGAGTCGCTGGCATTCGCGGAGGCGCTGAAGGCGGACCCAGGTGCCGCGGCCGGCGTGCGCTTCGTCGGGGTGCTCTTCCCCGGCATCAACGACACCGCCTACGTCGGCCTGCACCCGGAAGCGCGGCAACGCGCCTACTTCATGATGCCCGGCTTCCGTCCGGGATTTCTCGACGGGCGAGTTGAGCTGCTACCGGTCGACTACCTCGGCGCCTGGCGTGACCTGGCGAACCTCGACGTCGACCTCGCCATTGCCCAGGTCAGTGAGCCCGATGCCGACGGGCGGCTAAGCCTCGGCATCTGCCACGACTTCGTGCCGGCAGTGTGGGCGAGGGCACACCGCAAAGTCGCGCACATCAACGCGCGCATGCCGCGGACGCGAAGCGGAGTCTCGCTGAAGCTGGACGAGTGCGACGTGGTCGTCGAGGCCGATGGGCCACTTGTCACGCTCGCGCCCGAGCCCGCCAACGCGCCGCTGCAGCAGCTCGCCTGTCACGTGGCAGGCATCGTGCGCGATGGCGACACGCTGCAGCTCGGTATCGGCCGCATGGTGACCGCGGTGCTCGAATCGCTCGCCTCGCACCGGCGCCTTTCGCTGCATGCCGGGATGGCGACCGAAGCGGTGTTGCCGCTGCTGGAGCGCGGCGTGATCGACGAGCCCGCAAGCATCACCGTGGGTGTCGCGCTCGGCGGCGAAAACTTCTACCGCCGTGCGGCCGAAGACGAGCGCTTCCGCTTCGCCCCGGTCTCCGAGACCCACGACGTTCGGCGCATCGCGGCAATCGACAACTTCGTTGCGATCAACGCGGCGATCGAAGTGGATCTCCTCGGTCAGGTCAATTGCGACAGCCTGGGCGGACGGCTCGTCGCAGGCACTGGCGGGATGCCGGCCTTTGCGCACGGGGCCAAGCTTTCCGCAGGGGGGCGGACTGCGTTCGCACTACTCTCGACCGCTTCGCGCGGCGCCGTCTCGCGCATCGTGCCGCGGCTCGATGCGTCATCGCTCGTCGGTGCGCCGCGGCATGTTGCCGATTTCGTCGCGACCGAACACGGCGTCGCGGATCTGCGCGGCGCGAGCCTGGGCGAGCGGGCTGCACGCCTCATCGCGATCTCCGCGCCCGATCACCGCGAGGCGCTCCGCGCCGCCTGGCGGGCGCGGCTCACCGAATTCTGA
- a CDS encoding acetyl-CoA acetyltransferase produces the protein MANGIRDRVAIVGMGCSRFGERWSDNAEDLMLEAFSEALTDAGIERNKIEAAWLGVCLEENNVGKTAGPLAQGLRLPYIAVTRVENACATGTEALRGAVYAVASGAYDIALALGVEKLKDTGYGGLPVRTRGVVADLWLPNASAPGAFAQLASAYQAKYGVSRDDLKQAMAHVSVKSHGNAVLNPKAHLRNKITIEDVLKAPTVAEPLGLYDCCGVSDGAACAIVTTPEIARELGKRDIVTVKSLQLAVSNGEEAQFSNWDGASVRTAEVAAAKAYREAGIANPREALDLIEVHDCFSITELVLMENLGLSDPGRAPFDILEGRYDRNGQIPCQVDGGLKCFGHPIGASGLRMVYEVYQQILGRAGERQLAKADIGLTQNLGGHPHQNVCAISIIGRLGA, from the coding sequence ATGGCAAATGGGATTCGTGATCGCGTTGCGATCGTCGGGATGGGTTGCTCGCGATTCGGCGAGCGCTGGTCGGACAACGCCGAGGACCTGATGCTGGAGGCCTTCTCGGAGGCGCTGACGGATGCCGGCATCGAAAGGAACAAGATCGAGGCGGCCTGGTTGGGCGTGTGCCTCGAAGAGAACAACGTCGGCAAGACGGCCGGCCCCCTGGCGCAGGGCCTGCGCCTGCCGTACATCGCCGTGACGCGCGTCGAGAACGCGTGTGCGACCGGCACCGAGGCCCTGCGCGGCGCGGTGTACGCGGTGGCCTCCGGTGCCTACGATATCGCACTCGCGCTCGGCGTCGAGAAGCTCAAGGATACGGGCTACGGCGGCTTGCCGGTCCGTACCCGCGGCGTGGTGGCCGACTTGTGGCTGCCGAACGCATCAGCGCCCGGCGCCTTCGCCCAACTCGCGTCGGCCTACCAGGCGAAGTACGGCGTGTCCCGCGACGACCTCAAGCAGGCGATGGCGCACGTGTCGGTCAAAAGCCACGGCAATGCGGTGCTCAACCCCAAGGCGCACCTGCGCAACAAGATCACCATCGAGGACGTGCTGAAGGCGCCGACGGTGGCCGAGCCGCTGGGGCTGTACGACTGCTGCGGTGTCAGCGACGGCGCGGCCTGCGCGATCGTGACCACGCCCGAGATCGCTCGCGAGCTGGGCAAGCGCGACATCGTGACGGTCAAGTCGCTGCAGCTCGCTGTCTCCAACGGCGAAGAGGCGCAGTTTAGCAACTGGGACGGCGCTTCGGTGCGCACCGCCGAAGTCGCCGCGGCCAAGGCCTACCGGGAAGCGGGTATCGCGAATCCGCGCGAAGCGCTCGACCTGATCGAGGTGCACGACTGCTTCTCGATCACCGAACTCGTGCTGATGGAAAACCTCGGCCTGAGCGATCCGGGCCGCGCGCCCTTTGACATCCTCGAAGGCCGCTACGACCGCAACGGCCAGATTCCCTGCCAGGTGGACGGCGGCCTGAAATGCTTCGGTCATCCGATCGGCGCATCGGGCCTGCGCATGGTCTATGAGGTCTATCAACAGATCCTCGGCCGCGCCGGCGAACGCCAGCTCGCCAAGGCCGACATCGGCTTGACGCAGAACTTGGGCGGGCATCCGCACCAGAACGTCTGCGCGATCTCCATCATCGGGCGCCTCGGCGCATGA
- a CDS encoding 3-oxoacyl-[acyl-carrier-protein] synthase III C-terminal domain-containing protein codes for MNSNDGAATNRGILAVGAYLPRLRLDRKSVAAGHRWMAPGLRGLAQGVRSMANWDEDAITMAVEAGRRTLAAAQTPAPEALTLASTTLPFADRLNAAVVASALALPKALAASDCGGSLRAGSSALIRALEGSGGQQLLIASERRIPRPASTGELMAGDGAAALLVGEGEPIARLRGSASLTADFVDHFRETDRDGDYGWEERWVRDEGFSKLVPPVVKQALQAAGVEAGKIDHFVMPEALRKVGPMVAKKVGVRPEAIVDPLFDRCGDTGSAHPLLMLARTLAKAGPGQTILVVQFGSGCDALVLETTDRATGADAEPAWLDEGQVETNYLKYLSFTGQIELEWGMRAEMDNKTALSAAWRAEETVHGFSGGHCSECGTVQFPASRICVNPDCGAVDTQQPYRLADEPAKIRSFTCDWLSYKPCPPFMFGHVEFDNAARVLMEFADCDPADLAVGVPLDMVFRIKEVDSMRGFRRYFWKAKPQRKAGE; via the coding sequence ATGAATTCCAATGACGGCGCCGCGACCAATCGCGGCATCCTTGCAGTCGGCGCCTACCTGCCGCGGCTGCGCCTGGACCGCAAGTCGGTCGCGGCGGGCCACCGCTGGATGGCACCGGGCTTGCGCGGCCTCGCCCAAGGCGTGCGCAGCATGGCGAACTGGGACGAAGATGCCATCACGATGGCGGTGGAGGCCGGACGGCGCACACTCGCAGCCGCCCAGACTCCCGCGCCGGAGGCGCTGACGCTTGCGTCGACGACGCTGCCGTTCGCCGACCGGCTCAATGCCGCCGTCGTCGCCTCCGCGCTGGCCTTGCCGAAGGCGCTCGCCGCGAGCGACTGCGGCGGCAGCCTGCGCGCGGGCAGCAGCGCGCTGATCCGTGCGCTGGAGGGCTCCGGCGGACAGCAACTCCTGATCGCCTCCGAACGGCGCATTCCGCGCCCGGCGAGCACCGGAGAACTGATGGCCGGGGACGGTGCTGCGGCATTGCTGGTCGGGGAGGGCGAGCCGATCGCGCGGCTTCGCGGCTCGGCCAGCCTGACCGCCGACTTCGTCGACCACTTTCGCGAGACCGATCGTGACGGGGATTACGGCTGGGAAGAGCGCTGGGTGCGCGACGAGGGCTTTTCGAAGCTCGTGCCGCCCGTCGTGAAGCAGGCGCTGCAGGCGGCGGGCGTCGAGGCGGGCAAGATCGACCACTTCGTGATGCCCGAGGCACTGCGCAAGGTCGGGCCGATGGTCGCGAAGAAGGTCGGCGTGCGGCCCGAAGCGATCGTCGATCCGCTGTTCGACCGCTGCGGCGATACCGGCAGCGCACATCCACTATTGATGCTGGCGCGCACCCTCGCCAAAGCCGGGCCGGGACAGACGATCCTCGTCGTGCAGTTCGGCAGCGGCTGCGATGCGCTGGTGCTCGAGACGACGGACAGGGCGACCGGCGCCGACGCCGAGCCCGCGTGGCTCGACGAAGGGCAGGTCGAGACGAACTATCTCAAGTACTTGTCCTTTACCGGCCAGATCGAGCTCGAATGGGGCATGCGCGCCGAGATGGACAACAAGACGGCGCTGTCGGCCGCGTGGCGCGCCGAGGAAACCGTCCACGGCTTCAGCGGCGGGCATTGCAGCGAGTGCGGAACGGTGCAGTTCCCGGCCAGCCGGATCTGCGTGAATCCGGACTGCGGCGCGGTCGATACGCAGCAGCCTTACCGCCTGGCCGACGAGCCGGCGAAGATCCGCAGCTTCACGTGCGACTGGCTGTCGTACAAGCCCTGTCCGCCCTTCATGTTCGGCCACGTCGAATTCGACAATGCGGCGCGCGTACTGATGGAGTTCGCAGACTGCGATCCGGCCGACCTCGCGGTCGGCGTGCCCCTCGACATGGTGTTCCGGATCAAGGAAGTCGATTCGATGCGCGGATTCCGGCGCTATTTCTGGAAGGCGAAGCCGCAACGCAAGGCGGGAGAATAA
- a CDS encoding MarR family winged helix-turn-helix transcriptional regulator, with product MRAKESGPATSRAAKAMSNPTPAAAEQAPKAKAGDAAAQRRDIKLGYLIHDVSRMRRTVFDQLMKPLGITRAQWWVLAHLSRHDGMAQTQLADMLDVGKASLGSLLDRLEATGFIERRPDATDRRMKRVFLSRSSQQLLEKLVKIESDFNEQILGSLSDNDRNELIRMLSSVKESLLSLGSGEAANIEIDGE from the coding sequence ATGCGAGCAAAGGAATCCGGCCCGGCGACCTCAAGGGCCGCCAAAGCAATGTCGAACCCCACTCCGGCCGCCGCCGAACAGGCACCGAAGGCCAAAGCGGGCGACGCCGCCGCCCAGCGGCGCGACATCAAACTCGGCTACCTAATCCACGACGTGTCGCGTATGCGTCGCACGGTCTTCGACCAGTTGATGAAGCCGCTCGGCATCACCCGCGCGCAGTGGTGGGTGCTGGCGCATCTATCCCGCCACGACGGCATGGCCCAGACCCAACTCGCGGACATGCTCGACGTCGGCAAGGCCAGCCTCGGTTCGCTGCTGGACCGCCTCGAAGCGACTGGCTTCATAGAGCGCCGCCCCGACGCGACCGACCGCCGCATGAAGCGGGTCTTCCTGTCGCGGAGCTCGCAGCAACTGCTGGAAAAACTCGTGAAGATCGAGAGCGACTTCAACGAACAGATTCTCGGCAGTCTCAGCGACAACGACCGGAACGAACTCATCCGCATGCTCTCGTCGGTCAAGGAATCGTTGCTCTCGCTCGGGTCGGGCGAAGCGGCGAACATTGAAATCGACGGCGAGTGA
- a CDS encoding tyrosine-protein phosphatase, whose product MNPRVIALQGATNCRDLGDIRTADGRVIRRGLLFRSDSLAELIGDDFERLEALGLRTICDLRHESERIRKPNRLPADTQIRQHAIGFFPRGAKELIPSLGPHSDEMTVHSALAGYYRNFPLDHSSDYARMFEALLAPDAMPALIHCTSGKDRTGFGIALILMALGVSREDIVADYLLSNLAPRDLRYMVPKGVPDAALSALMKVRADYLEASFAAIDEHWSSEQDFLHDAVGLSERAIRRLRDLLLV is encoded by the coding sequence GTGAATCCACGAGTGATCGCCCTGCAGGGCGCGACCAATTGCCGCGACCTCGGCGACATCCGCACGGCTGACGGGCGTGTCATTCGCCGTGGCCTGCTTTTCCGCTCGGATTCGCTGGCCGAACTGATCGGGGACGACTTCGAGCGGCTCGAGGCACTGGGCCTGCGCACCATTTGCGACCTGCGTCATGAATCGGAACGCATCCGTAAACCGAACCGCCTCCCCGCCGACACGCAGATCCGGCAGCACGCGATCGGCTTCTTCCCGCGCGGCGCCAAGGAGCTGATCCCCTCGCTCGGACCGCACAGCGACGAAATGACCGTGCATTCGGCACTCGCCGGCTATTACCGCAACTTTCCGCTGGACCATTCGAGCGACTACGCGCGGATGTTCGAGGCGCTGCTCGCACCGGACGCGATGCCTGCGCTGATCCATTGCACCAGCGGCAAGGACCGCACGGGCTTCGGCATCGCATTGATCCTGATGGCGCTGGGCGTATCTCGCGAAGACATCGTGGCCGACTACCTCCTGTCGAACCTCGCACCGCGGGACCTGCGCTACATGGTCCCGAAGGGCGTTCCCGATGCCGCGCTGTCGGCCTTGATGAAGGTGCGCGCGGACTATCTCGAAGCCTCCTTCGCCGCGATCGACGAGCATTGGTCGAGCGAACAAGACTTCCTCCACGACGCCGTCGGCCTTAGCGAGCGCGCGATCCGTCGATTGCGCGATCTGTTGCTCGTCTAA
- a CDS encoding acetyl-CoA C-acyltransferase family protein, which produces MTTREILLVGAARTAIGTFGGSLKDVPMRTLATTAVRAAIERSGVEPERIGHVVMGNVIPTEPADAYLSRVAAIDSGLPKETPAFNVNRLCGSGLQAIVSAAQAIAIGDTDVAVGGGAESMSRGIMMIPAMRWGARMGNTEVVDYMTGILHDPWERVHMGITAENVAERYGITRDMQDQLALESQQRAARAIAEGRFASQIVPVEIASRKGTVVFDTDEHVRANVTLEQLAAMKPVFKRDGLVTAGNASGINDGASAVVLAEARAAERLGLKPLARLVSYAHAGVDPLYMGIGPVPASRKALEKAGLTIADIDVIESNEAFAAQACAVAQELGFDPAKVNPNGSGISLGHPVGATGAIITTKALYELQRTGGRYALVTMCIGGGQGIAAIYERL; this is translated from the coding sequence ATGACTACACGCGAAATCCTCCTCGTCGGTGCCGCCCGTACTGCTATCGGCACGTTTGGCGGCAGCCTGAAGGACGTTCCAATGCGGACGCTGGCGACGACGGCCGTCCGGGCCGCGATCGAGCGCAGCGGCGTCGAACCCGAGCGCATCGGGCATGTGGTCATGGGCAACGTGATCCCGACCGAGCCCGCCGATGCCTACCTGAGCCGAGTCGCCGCGATCGACTCCGGGCTGCCGAAGGAAACGCCCGCGTTCAACGTGAACCGTCTGTGCGGTTCCGGCCTGCAGGCCATCGTCTCGGCGGCGCAGGCGATCGCCATAGGCGACACCGACGTCGCGGTCGGTGGCGGCGCCGAATCGATGAGCCGCGGAATCATGATGATTCCGGCGATGCGCTGGGGCGCGCGCATGGGCAATACGGAAGTCGTCGACTACATGACCGGCATCCTGCACGACCCGTGGGAACGCGTGCACATGGGCATCACCGCCGAGAACGTCGCCGAGCGCTACGGCATCACGCGCGACATGCAGGACCAGCTTGCGCTCGAAAGTCAGCAGCGGGCCGCGCGCGCCATCGCCGAAGGCCGCTTCGCGAGCCAGATCGTCCCGGTCGAGATCGCGAGCCGCAAGGGCACGGTCGTCTTCGATACTGATGAGCACGTGCGCGCCAATGTCACACTCGAACAGCTCGCGGCGATGAAGCCGGTGTTCAAGCGCGACGGCCTCGTGACCGCCGGCAACGCCTCGGGCATCAACGACGGCGCCTCGGCGGTGGTGCTCGCCGAAGCGCGTGCCGCGGAACGCCTCGGGCTGAAACCGCTCGCCCGCCTGGTGAGCTACGCCCACGCCGGCGTCGATCCGCTCTACATGGGCATCGGCCCGGTCCCCGCGTCGCGCAAGGCGCTCGAAAAGGCCGGTCTGACCATCGCCGACATCGACGTGATCGAATCGAATGAAGCTTTCGCCGCGCAGGCCTGCGCCGTCGCGCAGGAACTCGGCTTCGATCCGGCGAAGGTGAACCCGAACGGCTCCGGCATCTCGCTCGGCCATCCGGTCGGCGCGACCGGCGCGATCATCACGACGAAGGCCCTCTACGAACTGCAGCGCACCGGCGGGCGCTACGCGCTGGTGACGATGTGCATCGGCGGCGGCCAGGGCATCGCGGCCATCTACGAACGACTCTAA
- a CDS encoding electron transfer flavoprotein subunit beta/FixA family protein — translation MKVLVPVKRVIDYNIKVRVKADGSGVDLDNVKMAMNPFDEIAVEEAVRLKEAGNVTEVVAISCGVSACQETLRAALAIGADRAVHVNTDVELQPLAVAKLLKALCEREQPSLVICGKQAIDDDSNQTGQMLAALLDCGQATFASKVKLEGGAAMVTREVDGGLETLSLELPAVITTDLRLNEPRYATLPNIMKAKKKPLDTVSPTDLGVEVAPRLKTLKVIEPPTRQAGEIVPDIAMLVSKLKNQAKVI, via the coding sequence ATGAAAGTCCTGGTCCCGGTTAAGCGGGTGATCGATTACAACATCAAGGTCCGCGTCAAGGCTGACGGCAGTGGCGTCGATCTCGACAACGTGAAGATGGCGATGAATCCCTTCGACGAAATCGCCGTCGAGGAAGCGGTGCGCCTCAAGGAAGCGGGCAACGTCACCGAGGTCGTTGCGATTTCGTGCGGCGTCTCGGCCTGTCAGGAGACGCTGCGCGCGGCCCTCGCGATCGGCGCCGATCGCGCAGTGCACGTGAATACCGACGTCGAACTGCAGCCACTCGCGGTCGCGAAGCTCCTGAAGGCGCTGTGCGAGCGCGAACAGCCGTCGCTGGTCATCTGCGGCAAGCAGGCGATCGACGACGATTCGAACCAGACTGGCCAGATGCTCGCCGCGCTGCTCGATTGCGGGCAGGCGACTTTCGCGTCGAAGGTCAAGCTCGAAGGCGGCGCGGCGATGGTGACGCGCGAAGTCGACGGCGGCCTGGAGACGCTGTCGCTGGAGCTGCCGGCCGTCATCACGACCGATCTGCGTCTGAACGAGCCGCGCTACGCGACGCTGCCGAACATCATGAAGGCGAAGAAGAAGCCGCTCGACACGGTCTCTCCCACCGACCTCGGCGTCGAGGTCGCGCCGCGCCTGAAGACGCTGAAGGTCATCGAACCGCCGACCAGACAGGCCGGCGAAATCGTCCCGGACATCGCCATGCTGGTGTCCAAACTGAAGAACCAGGCAAAGGTGATCTGA
- a CDS encoding electron transfer flavoprotein subunit alpha/FixB family protein encodes MAILVIAEHDGRSLKGATLNTVTAAAQIGGDIHVLVAGRGCVAAAEAASGIQGVTRVLLADAPHLEALLAEDIAKLVAGLAGAYSHVLAPATAFGKNFLPRVAALLDVAQISDVVAVESANTFVRPIYAGNALATVSSDDAVKVISVRSTAFESAVDGGSAPISPVAVPQGFARTRCIGRELATSARPELADAKVIVSGGRGLGSKENYNAVLEPLADALGAALGASRAAVDAGFAPNDYQVGQTGKIVAPQLYIAVGISGAIQHLAGMKDSKVIVAINKDPEAPIFQIADYGVVGDLFTLVPELVSSLK; translated from the coding sequence ATGGCTATTCTCGTCATTGCCGAACACGACGGTCGCAGCCTCAAAGGGGCGACGCTCAACACAGTCACGGCCGCGGCGCAGATCGGCGGCGACATCCACGTGCTGGTCGCCGGACGCGGCTGCGTAGCCGCTGCCGAGGCGGCGTCGGGCATCCAAGGCGTGACCAGAGTCCTGCTCGCCGACGCGCCGCATCTCGAAGCGCTGCTCGCGGAAGACATCGCCAAGCTTGTCGCCGGTCTCGCCGGTGCCTACAGCCACGTGCTCGCGCCAGCGACCGCCTTCGGCAAGAACTTCCTGCCGCGCGTCGCTGCGCTGCTCGACGTCGCGCAGATTTCCGACGTCGTCGCGGTCGAATCGGCGAACACCTTCGTGCGTCCGATCTACGCGGGTAATGCACTGGCCACGGTGTCGAGCGACGATGCGGTCAAGGTGATCAGCGTGCGTTCGACAGCCTTCGAAAGTGCCGTCGACGGCGGAAGCGCGCCGATTTCGCCGGTCGCCGTCCCGCAAGGCTTCGCCCGCACCCGCTGCATCGGGCGCGAACTCGCGACGAGCGCACGGCCGGAACTTGCCGACGCCAAGGTAATCGTTTCCGGCGGACGCGGCCTCGGCAGCAAGGAGAACTACAACGCCGTCCTGGAACCGCTCGCCGACGCCCTTGGTGCGGCCCTCGGCGCGAGCCGCGCGGCGGTCGATGCCGGCTTTGCCCCGAACGACTACCAGGTGGGCCAGACGGGCAAGATCGTTGCCCCGCAGCTCTATATCGCCGTCGGCATCTCTGGCGCGATCCAACATCTGGCCGGCATGAAGGACTCGAAGGTGATCGTCGCGATCAACAAGGATCCCGAAGCACCGATCTTCCAGATCGCCGATTACGGCGTCGTCGGTGACCTCTTCACGCTGGTGCCGGAGCTCGTCTCCAGCCTCAAATGA
- a CDS encoding SDR family NAD(P)-dependent oxidoreductase: MNGKLLEGKVALVTGSGRGVGRGIALDLAAAGARVVVNDIGASTTGEGSDLGPAQQVVEEIRAAGGQAVADTHSVADWDEAHAMVQTALDAFGRIDIVVNNAGILRDTIFHKMTREEFEAVINVNLNGPFYVSRAAAPHFKEQNGGSYVHITSSSGLIGNFGQANYAAAKLGVAALSKSIAMDMQRFNVRSNAVAPWAWTRMVNTIPAETEEQKKRVEGLMKLIPEKIAPFVTALSSDAAAGVTGQIFGVRNNEIYLFSQSRPIRTAHTSDGWTPESVIERVFPMFENDFYPLHRSGDVFTWDPV; this comes from the coding sequence ATGAACGGCAAATTGCTGGAGGGCAAAGTCGCCCTCGTCACCGGCTCCGGGCGCGGCGTGGGCCGCGGGATCGCACTGGATCTGGCTGCCGCCGGTGCACGGGTGGTGGTCAACGACATCGGCGCTTCAACGACCGGAGAAGGTTCAGACCTCGGCCCGGCGCAGCAGGTCGTCGAAGAGATCCGCGCTGCGGGCGGTCAGGCGGTGGCCGACACCCATTCGGTCGCCGACTGGGACGAAGCGCACGCGATGGTGCAGACTGCGCTCGACGCCTTCGGCCGCATCGACATCGTCGTCAACAACGCCGGCATCCTGCGCGACACGATCTTCCACAAGATGACGCGCGAGGAGTTCGAGGCCGTCATCAACGTGAACCTCAATGGCCCGTTCTACGTCAGCCGCGCCGCCGCGCCGCACTTCAAGGAACAGAACGGCGGAAGCTACGTGCACATCACGTCGAGTTCCGGCCTGATCGGCAACTTCGGCCAGGCCAACTACGCCGCCGCCAAGCTCGGCGTCGCGGCCCTCTCGAAGAGCATCGCGATGGACATGCAGCGCTTTAACGTCCGCTCGAACGCCGTCGCCCCCTGGGCCTGGACGCGCATGGTCAACACCATTCCTGCGGAAACCGAGGAGCAGAAAAAGCGTGTCGAGGGGCTGATGAAGCTGATCCCGGAAAAGATCGCCCCTTTCGTGACGGCGCTGTCCAGCGATGCCGCCGCGGGAGTGACCGGCCAGATCTTCGGCGTGCGCAACAACGAGATCTACCTCTTCTCGCAGTCCCGCCCGATCCGCACCGCCCACACGTCGGACGGCTGGACGCCGGAATCGGTCATCGAGCGCGTGTTCCCGATGTTCGAGAACGACTTCTACCCGCTGCACCGCTCCGGCGACGTGTTCACCTGGGACCCGGTATAG
- a CDS encoding MaoC/PaaZ C-terminal domain-containing protein, whose product MGIDLINAEIGAVLAECVCPARNKDELAQYAQASGDMNPLHLDEAFARKAGFDNLVVHGMLNMAVLGRLLTDHFESDAILGFSTRFEGVLKVGEPTRVSMSLLERNGEYAEVALEMLTDEGRRIVSGRAKVGL is encoded by the coding sequence ATGGGCATCGACCTGATCAACGCCGAAATCGGCGCCGTGCTGGCCGAATGCGTCTGCCCGGCGCGCAACAAGGACGAGCTGGCGCAGTACGCCCAAGCCTCGGGCGACATGAACCCGCTGCACCTCGACGAAGCCTTCGCACGCAAGGCGGGCTTCGACAATCTCGTCGTGCACGGGATGCTCAATATGGCCGTGCTGGGCCGTCTCCTGACCGATCACTTCGAATCGGACGCCATCCTCGGCTTTTCGACCCGGTTCGAAGGCGTGCTCAAGGTCGGCGAGCCGACGCGTGTGTCGATGAGCCTCCTCGAGCGTAACGGCGAATATGCCGAAGTCGCGCTGGAGATGCTGACCGACGAAGGTCGGCGAATCGTCAGCGGTCGCGCGAAAGTCGGTCTCTAG
- a CDS encoding MaoC family dehydratase N-terminal domain-containing protein, whose amino-acid sequence MMAIDRKFLGFALPPFKVTATPERIARFADAIGERNPLYRAGIAPPTFLKVLEGEDNSSRRILDALGVPLPRVLHAEQQFDYLAPVRVGDELKVERRVADLYDKKGGEMDFIVIETNFTGPSGMLVARSRQIVLVRNAPRSH is encoded by the coding sequence ATGATGGCGATCGACCGCAAGTTCCTCGGCTTTGCGTTGCCGCCGTTCAAGGTGACGGCGACGCCCGAACGCATCGCGCGCTTCGCCGACGCCATCGGCGAGCGCAACCCGCTGTACCGCGCGGGCATCGCTCCGCCGACCTTCCTGAAAGTGCTCGAAGGCGAGGACAACAGTTCGCGTCGCATCCTCGATGCGCTGGGGGTGCCGCTGCCGCGCGTGCTGCATGCCGAACAGCAGTTCGATTATCTGGCGCCGGTGCGCGTCGGCGATGAGCTCAAGGTCGAGCGCCGCGTCGCCGACCTGTACGACAAGAAGGGCGGCGAGATGGATTTCATCGTCATCGAGACGAATTTCACCGGGCCGTCCGGCATGCTCGTCGCCCGGTCGCGCCAGATCGTGTTGGTCCGCAACGCTCCCCGGAGCCATTGA